Proteins found in one Pyrus communis chromosome 15, drPyrComm1.1, whole genome shotgun sequence genomic segment:
- the LOC137716839 gene encoding ethylene-responsive transcription factor ERF019-like encodes MSYSSEESGSTPCSTSNRKLKGVRQRKWGKWVSEIRVPGTRDRLWLGTFSTAEAAAVARDVGYYCLRRPSTLEGLNFPLMLPSCVSDDMSPRSVQKAASDAGMAVDAQLIANKSPPPQPAGTGSNAVETTEFWENGYVGETSTSTPTSTSMSSWGGGHGFGNGGDHQGCLSISVEDYDL; translated from the coding sequence atgagTTACAGTTCGGAAGAAAGCGGGAGTACTCCATGCAGCACATCAAACAGAAAACTCAAGGGGGTGCGCCAACGAAAATGGGGCAAGTGGGTGTCCGAAATCCGAGTTCCGGGGACCCGAGACCGGCTTTGGTTAGGTACCTTCTCCACCGCAGAGGCGGCAGCGGTGGCTCGAGACGTTGGGTATTATTGCTTGCGTCGACCTTCCACGTTGGAAGGCCTTAACTTCCCGTTGATGTTACCGTCTTGTGTGAGCGATGATATGTCGCCCAGGTCGGTGCAGAAGGCAGCTTCGGATGCTGGCATGGCAGTGGATGCTCAGCTGATTGCCAACAAGTCCCCGCCGCCGCAGCCAGCTGGAACTGGAAGCAATGCGGTTGAGACGACTGAGTTTTGGGAAAATGGTTATGTTGGAGAGACTTCGACTTCGACTCCTACTTCTACTTCTATGAGCAGCTGGGGAGGAGGACATGGGTTTGGCAATGGCGGTGATCATCAGGGGTGCTTGAGCATTTCCGTTGAAGATTATGATCTCTAA